A stretch of Candidatus Abawacabacteria bacterium DNA encodes these proteins:
- a CDS encoding UvrD-helicase domain-containing protein, producing MNIETLNEQQREVVTHLGGPLLVLAGAGSGKTKALTYRVAYLMADRGIDGNRILAVTFTNKAAQEMRNRVEKLLQEAGPASGTPLLGTFHSICARFLRADIHYLGFKNSFVIYDTNDQLQVLREVLARLNLDPKKFVPQAVLGCISQAKSELIAADQYKLKARDYFEETVAQIYPLYEQALHANNALDFDDLIFKTVQLFQHFPEVLDRYQERFHYFLVDEYQDTNHAQYTFLKLLAEKYRNLMVVGDDWQGIYSWRGADIRNILNFEKDYPEAKMVKLERNYRSTQLILDASHSIIEKNRTRTDKKLWTDREQGDLIEVVEAYDEREEAMLIAEKIRTAECALRDQVVLYRTNAQSRPLEEALLRLGISYQIVGGVRFYERQEIKDVLAYLSLIVNPQNTIALQRIINVPPRKIGKIAWDKIKIYFGTEPIAVNLGLARAYEMGELNAGTKQAIGNFLQLLQRLQELGQEMTASQLIKAVVERTGYKEYLLDGTEEGEERYQNVQELLTVSQKYDHLAPEFSLATFLEEVALISDMDNLKDEKNGVTLMSVHAAKGLEFSTVYIAGLEENIFPHSRTQLDPEQSEEERRLMYVAMTRAAHKLYLFYTRRRSIYGNIQSNSRSRFIDEIPQHLVSQSERSSPRLGSLGNAQISIQQVQTITAEVLYKTGEKVRHKSFGDGLVVEVRGDVISVAFPGKGVKKLAASIAPLEKLA from the coding sequence ATGAATATTGAGACTTTGAATGAACAACAAAGGGAAGTTGTGACCCATCTTGGCGGTCCTTTGCTGGTTTTAGCAGGTGCTGGTTCAGGCAAAACTAAAGCGCTAACCTATCGAGTAGCCTATTTAATGGCTGATCGCGGTATTGATGGTAATCGTATTTTGGCAGTTACCTTTACTAATAAAGCGGCCCAAGAAATGCGTAATCGGGTAGAGAAATTGTTACAAGAAGCGGGGCCTGCTAGTGGCACTCCGTTATTAGGTACATTCCATTCCATTTGTGCCCGTTTTCTACGGGCAGATATTCATTATCTCGGTTTTAAAAATAGCTTTGTAATTTATGATACCAATGATCAATTACAAGTATTGAGAGAAGTATTGGCGAGATTAAATCTAGACCCTAAGAAATTTGTTCCTCAGGCTGTTTTGGGCTGCATCTCACAAGCCAAGTCAGAACTGATTGCGGCAGATCAATATAAACTAAAAGCAAGAGATTACTTTGAAGAGACGGTAGCACAGATTTACCCTTTGTATGAACAAGCATTGCATGCCAATAATGCTTTGGATTTTGATGATCTTATTTTTAAAACCGTACAGTTATTCCAACATTTTCCTGAAGTGCTAGATCGTTATCAAGAGCGCTTTCATTACTTCTTGGTTGATGAGTACCAAGATACTAATCATGCCCAATATACTTTTCTCAAGTTGCTGGCAGAAAAGTATCGTAATTTGATGGTGGTGGGGGATGACTGGCAAGGAATTTATAGTTGGCGTGGTGCCGATATTCGGAATATTTTAAATTTCGAAAAAGATTACCCTGAAGCAAAAATGGTTAAGTTGGAACGGAATTATCGTTCTACTCAATTAATCTTGGATGCTTCTCATAGTATTATTGAAAAAAATCGTACTCGTACGGATAAAAAATTATGGACTGATCGAGAGCAAGGTGACTTGATTGAAGTAGTTGAAGCTTATGATGAGCGAGAAGAGGCAATGCTGATTGCCGAAAAAATTCGCACTGCTGAATGTGCTCTACGTGATCAAGTAGTGCTCTATCGCACTAATGCACAATCCCGTCCTTTGGAAGAGGCCTTGTTGCGATTGGGTATCTCGTATCAAATCGTGGGGGGAGTGCGTTTCTACGAAAGACAAGAAATAAAAGATGTATTGGCCTATCTTTCTTTAATTGTGAACCCTCAAAACACTATTGCTTTACAAAGAATTATCAATGTTCCTCCTCGAAAGATTGGTAAAATCGCTTGGGATAAAATTAAAATCTATTTTGGTACAGAACCTATCGCTGTCAATCTAGGCTTGGCCCGTGCTTACGAAATGGGTGAACTGAATGCGGGGACGAAGCAGGCGATAGGTAATTTCTTACAATTGTTACAGCGTTTACAAGAGCTTGGTCAGGAAATGACTGCTAGTCAATTGATCAAAGCAGTAGTGGAGAGAACTGGTTACAAAGAATATCTTCTGGATGGTACCGAAGAAGGTGAGGAGCGTTACCAAAATGTGCAAGAACTTTTAACTGTATCACAGAAATATGATCATTTAGCTCCAGAATTTTCGCTAGCTACTTTTCTGGAAGAAGTCGCGCTGATCTCTGATATGGATAATTTAAAAGACGAAAAAAATGGTGTGACCTTAATGTCGGTTCATGCCGCTAAGGGGTTGGAATTTTCCACAGTTTATATTGCTGGTCTAGAAGAAAATATTTTTCCTCATTCACGTACGCAGCTTGATCCTGAGCAAAGTGAAGAAGAGCGTCGGCTAATGTATGTGGCTATGACGAGAGCTGCTCATAAATTGTATCTCTTTTACACTCGGCGTCGCTCTATCTATGGCAATATTCAGTCCAATTCTCGGTCGCGATTTATTGATGAAATTCCCCAACATTTGGTCAGTCAAAGTGAAAGAAGTTCACCGCGATTGGGGTCCTTGGGTAATGCCCAAATTTCTATTCAACAGGTGCAGACAATTACAGCTGAGGTGCTATACAAAACTGGAGAAAAAGTAAGGCATAAAAGTTTTGGTGATGGTTTGGTAGTTGAGGTTAGAGGGGATGTGATTAGTGTCGCTTTTCCTGGAAAGGGCGTTAAAAAATTAGCGGCCTCGATCGCACCGTTAGAAAAATTGGCTTAA
- a CDS encoding septal ring lytic transglycosylase RlpA family protein, which produces MSSVLHPRIKKTRKRKQLMYGLPLIAFFIVIGAWYLNWRNSTLITAEAKEYTLTIDGANYALLCSDDTVGVCLRKENIIVYEQDYLWPEMTTSLESGMHVIIRHAVPVQLINVLGEESKVFSRGTTVGDVLNEQEIVLTDQQRVIPEVSAWLEPEIKIQILAEREEKLKRKVDIAFKKVEKRDATLTIGKRIVEQEGLLGKKEETYNLVYIGDQLKEKKLLRTEILSEPQDEIVKVGTKMPAQTETIENGKASFYSASLDGSRTASGPPIRLTEMVAAHKTLPFGSLVKVTNVNNGKSVVVKIIDRGPYITGRVIDLTPAAFQQIASLSSGVVSVRLDLIVE; this is translated from the coding sequence ATGTCTTCAGTGCTGCATCCTCGGATCAAAAAAACACGCAAGCGTAAACAATTAATGTATGGTTTGCCCTTAATTGCTTTTTTTATTGTCATTGGTGCTTGGTACCTGAATTGGCGAAACAGCACTTTGATTACAGCAGAAGCTAAAGAGTACACCTTGACTATTGATGGTGCTAATTATGCCTTGCTATGCAGTGATGATACTGTCGGTGTCTGTTTGCGAAAAGAAAATATCATTGTCTATGAGCAAGATTATTTATGGCCAGAAATGACTACATCCCTGGAATCTGGCATGCATGTCATTATTCGTCATGCTGTGCCGGTGCAGCTTATCAATGTCCTGGGGGAGGAGAGCAAAGTTTTTAGTCGTGGCACCACGGTAGGAGATGTTTTGAATGAACAAGAAATAGTTCTTACTGATCAGCAGCGAGTGATTCCGGAAGTTTCTGCCTGGCTAGAACCTGAGATAAAAATTCAAATTTTGGCGGAGAGAGAAGAAAAATTGAAAAGGAAAGTAGATATTGCTTTCAAAAAGGTAGAGAAAAGAGATGCCACACTGACTATTGGTAAAAGAATAGTTGAACAAGAGGGATTGTTAGGGAAAAAAGAAGAGACCTATAATCTGGTGTATATTGGCGATCAATTAAAAGAAAAGAAATTACTAAGAACAGAGATACTATCTGAGCCGCAAGATGAAATTGTCAAAGTTGGTACCAAAATGCCAGCACAAACAGAAACAATAGAAAATGGCAAAGCGAGTTTTTATAGTGCTAGTCTAGATGGTAGCCGTACTGCCTCAGGACCTCCTATTAGGCTCACTGAAATGGTCGCTGCTCATAAAACATTACCTTTTGGTAGCTTGGTGAAGGTGACTAATGTGAATAATGGTAAAAGTGTCGTGGTTAAAATTATTGATCGCGGTCCCTACATTACTGGTAGAGTGATTGATCTCACTCCGGCGGCATTTCAACAAATAGCTTCACTTTCTAGTGGGGTAGTGTCCGTACGCTTGGATCTCATTGTCGAGTAA
- a CDS encoding ATP-binding cassette domain-containing protein has protein sequence MIRFQQVVKMYGGRAVLDNVSLTIEAGEFVSIVGRSGAGKTTLAKLILGVEKTDLGVVSVDGLIVTEMRPGTLQKFRRKVGMVFQDYRLLPEKTVFENVAFALEVTDVPEATIQSQVDEVLAKLELSHIRDAFPLTLSGGEQQRVAIARALVHRPRLLIADEPTGNLDPEGTDTILNLLRQIHGQGTTVILTTHDPEVVNFFQERVIFLEDGKVKSDLPQARYPGR, from the coding sequence ATGATTCGTTTTCAGCAAGTGGTAAAAATGTATGGTGGTAGAGCGGTGTTGGACAATGTTAGTCTGACCATTGAAGCTGGTGAATTTGTCTCGATTGTTGGTAGAAGTGGAGCGGGTAAGACTACCTTAGCCAAATTAATTTTAGGAGTAGAAAAAACGGATCTGGGTGTGGTGAGTGTTGATGGCTTGATTGTCACAGAGATGAGACCAGGCACATTACAAAAGTTTCGTCGAAAAGTAGGTATGGTATTTCAGGATTACCGCTTATTACCAGAAAAAACAGTGTTTGAAAATGTTGCCTTTGCCCTTGAGGTAACTGACGTTCCTGAAGCAACTATTCAAAGCCAAGTAGATGAAGTGCTAGCAAAACTCGAATTGTCCCATATTCGTGATGCTTTCCCACTGACACTTTCAGGCGGAGAGCAACAAAGAGTGGCGATAGCTAGAGCCTTAGTCCATCGACCAAGGTTACTTATTGCAGATGAGCCAACTGGTAATTTAGATCCTGAGGGAACTGACACAATTCTCAACTTATTACGGCAAATTCATGGCCAAGGTACAACAGTAATTTTGACTACACATGATCCCGAGGTAGTTAATTTCTTTCAAGAAAGAGTGATCTTTTTGGAAGATGGAAAAGTAAAGTCAGACTTACCCCAGGCACGATATCCTGGCCGGTAG
- the lepB gene encoding signal peptidase I: MLENRSRLRENLKILADLLYNIAIIVVIVAVVRYTLISPFQVNGSSMIPNLQNAEFLMVDKLSYYLHEPQRGDIIVLIPPPDTDLYYVKRIIGLPGEKIEFLDGQVIIHNDAHPEGKKLDEPYLSAENEKTYWPTHENKIIDIPPENYFVMGDNRRASNDSRSWGILNRHNIEGRAWFVFLPLNGIRLLSHQDYTNT; encoded by the coding sequence ATGCTAGAGAATAGAAGCCGCTTACGGGAAAATCTAAAAATACTCGCTGATCTTCTTTATAATATTGCTATCATTGTAGTAATCGTAGCAGTAGTACGCTATACATTGATTTCGCCTTTTCAAGTAAATGGCAGCAGCATGATTCCCAATCTACAAAATGCTGAGTTCCTTATGGTCGATAAATTAAGCTATTACCTACATGAGCCGCAAAGAGGAGATATCATTGTCCTCATTCCCCCACCCGATACTGATCTTTATTACGTTAAAAGAATTATTGGCCTACCGGGAGAAAAAATTGAGTTTCTTGATGGTCAGGTAATTATTCATAATGACGCGCATCCAGAAGGCAAAAAACTAGATGAGCCTTACCTGTCTGCTGAGAATGAAAAAACCTATTGGCCGACCCATGAGAATAAAATTATTGATATCCCTCCTGAGAATTATTTTGTCATGGGAGACAATCGTAGAGCTAGTAATGATTCCCGTTCATGGGGCATACTCAATAGACATAACATTGAAGGCCGGGCTTGGTTTGTATTTTTGCCTTTAAATGGCATACGGCTTTTATCACACCAAGATTATACGAACACTTAG
- a CDS encoding DUF4012 domain-containing protein, whose amino-acid sequence MKPEKVARDIWTSLAKTIKIVPHRTVLSSNSLLKNTNNQRKVEDIIKGSNKNVNLDQRKQHFLAPAPIIKARSLDPIYDEPQRPIRISDGHEEDPLTFPLFHYIREIAVVAIIVVVVAQSIFMLNAGTKFKDTLFQQTLAGIEELKAAKNEISQAHFGETLEHFLAAQSLFTSAKQEIGGINGGRSILPSSLLNISNDLLNLGEAIAAIGGNLTKAIDILTTTTNFKAALPEVKKAQNALRQTSRTLANLDLSILPSEYQPRFQEIQAELPLLNNGLDFFDDITPALLNFTADQATKRYLIMLQNTTERRGTGGFMGSFIEVTFQNGQLFKAEPKDVYNIDWQQFKRKETPEFLRPYMKRFALRDANYNPDFFATMEEIAWSYEASRQGSIDGVIAIDQSIVPQLLEITGPIYLPAFDTTVTRDNYFTILQFFIETNKDDTSTPKRILIDLIHEVAQKLNNLDSVLKLVQFIPQLIQERHIQGGFFDHDLQSVIEKYALDGKLLEPTPELDYLHINAMNIGGNKGDRLLTRDYQHNVSIDKDGAITVTLIGIWQHHWDSKEEQSIQALFPQLNKLSKAAAGNFWHVIGKSPTKHAVRFFVPKGSTLLTNKGLNYEPLSGEENGYQVWYGEVDVALGGTTDFTISYKLPYQLNVQSGDTYRFLLQKQAGAERETLTHQVNLATELEPLANYPSIASQGASNQKMTTDINTDKYFEMLVRKKF is encoded by the coding sequence ATGAAACCAGAAAAAGTAGCTCGAGACATTTGGACTAGCTTAGCTAAAACGATCAAGATTGTTCCTCATAGAACAGTTCTTTCCAGTAATTCTTTGCTGAAGAATACTAATAACCAACGCAAGGTTGAAGATATTATTAAAGGGAGCAATAAAAACGTAAATTTAGATCAAAGAAAACAACATTTTCTTGCCCCAGCACCAATTATCAAGGCACGTTCCCTCGATCCTATTTATGATGAACCCCAAAGACCAATTAGAATTAGTGACGGCCATGAAGAAGATCCGTTGACCTTTCCCCTTTTTCATTACATACGAGAAATTGCAGTAGTAGCAATCATTGTAGTAGTAGTAGCGCAAAGTATCTTTATGCTCAATGCCGGCACTAAGTTTAAAGACACACTCTTTCAACAAACATTAGCCGGGATAGAGGAGCTAAAAGCAGCCAAAAATGAAATCAGCCAAGCTCATTTTGGGGAAACATTAGAACACTTCTTAGCAGCACAAAGTTTATTTACTAGCGCCAAGCAAGAGATTGGTGGCATTAATGGCGGTAGAAGTATTTTACCATCTTCATTACTTAATATTAGTAATGATTTGCTGAACCTAGGGGAAGCTATCGCCGCTATTGGTGGTAATTTAACCAAGGCAATAGATATTTTAACCACAACAACAAATTTCAAAGCAGCATTACCGGAAGTAAAAAAAGCCCAAAATGCGCTTAGACAGACAAGCAGGACACTAGCCAATTTAGATCTTTCCATTTTACCCAGTGAATATCAACCACGTTTTCAAGAGATACAAGCGGAATTACCCCTATTAAATAATGGGCTAGACTTTTTTGATGACATCACACCAGCGCTGCTCAATTTCACCGCTGATCAAGCAACCAAGAGATACCTTATCATGCTGCAGAACACCACTGAACGTAGAGGCACAGGAGGATTTATGGGGAGTTTCATTGAAGTAACTTTTCAAAATGGGCAATTATTCAAAGCTGAACCCAAAGATGTTTATAATATCGACTGGCAACAATTTAAACGCAAAGAGACCCCAGAGTTTTTACGCCCCTATATGAAGCGCTTTGCTTTACGAGATGCTAATTATAATCCCGATTTTTTCGCTACAATGGAAGAAATCGCTTGGTCATATGAAGCTTCTCGCCAAGGAAGTATTGATGGGGTGATCGCCATTGACCAAAGTATAGTGCCTCAATTATTAGAGATTACTGGGCCTATTTATTTACCGGCCTTTGACACTACAGTGACTAGAGATAATTATTTCACCATTCTACAGTTTTTTATTGAGACCAATAAAGATGATACCAGTACCCCAAAGAGAATTTTGATCGATCTTATTCATGAAGTAGCCCAGAAGCTGAATAATTTAGATAGTGTATTGAAACTTGTGCAGTTTATTCCTCAACTAATTCAGGAACGCCACATCCAAGGGGGTTTTTTTGATCATGACTTGCAAAGTGTGATTGAAAAATATGCTTTAGATGGCAAGTTATTAGAACCCACACCGGAATTAGATTATCTACACATTAATGCCATGAATATCGGCGGCAATAAAGGCGATCGTTTATTGACACGAGATTATCAGCACAATGTCAGCATTGATAAAGATGGTGCCATAACGGTAACGTTGATAGGCATTTGGCAGCATCATTGGGATAGCAAAGAAGAGCAATCAATTCAGGCTTTATTTCCCCAATTAAATAAATTATCTAAAGCAGCAGCAGGTAATTTTTGGCATGTGATTGGTAAAAGTCCCACTAAGCATGCTGTACGTTTCTTCGTACCTAAAGGTAGTACACTATTAACGAATAAAGGGCTTAATTACGAACCTTTATCTGGTGAAGAAAATGGTTATCAAGTATGGTATGGCGAAGTCGATGTAGCACTAGGTGGCACAACAGATTTCACTATTAGTTATAAACTTCCCTATCAACTTAATGTTCAATCTGGAGACACGTATCGGTTTTTATTACAAAAACAAGCAGGTGCAGAGCGAGAGACATTGACCCATCAAGTAAACTTGGCAACAGAATTGGAACCCTTGGCCAATTATCCATCTATTGCCAGTCAAGGTGCAAGTAATCAAAAAATGACTACAGATATAAACACCGATAAATATTTCGAAATGTTGGTAAGGAAGAAGTTCTAA
- a CDS encoding methyltransferase domain-containing protein: MFTFSGINKDELATYINDHTPRLSAIYNLINTHTPAQGKVLDIGAKPYVLSYMLHKAGFHYTGIGVSQEKKDLREDPIQACEIVPTSNQPFTVNLKDNHHDIPLTIYETNIELNTWPFPKEYFDTLVWTETLEHLTFDPSFAWHQANIILRNQGILIFSVPNALYWIRAIQLLLGKNIDDPYSWHGPFGRHNRLYTTTEILTLAKLHGFEPISLTTQTFLPEHISSGSRVLRNLINLVSTIFGKRKGKTIVAVFQKVRESKEVIRPSFLYH, from the coding sequence ATGTTTACTTTTTCAGGTATTAATAAAGATGAATTAGCCACTTATATTAATGATCACACTCCCCGCTTAAGCGCTATTTATAATCTTATTAATACCCACACTCCTGCTCAAGGGAAAGTATTGGATATTGGGGCCAAACCTTATGTGCTGAGCTATATGCTTCACAAGGCCGGCTTTCACTATACTGGTATTGGTGTTTCTCAAGAGAAAAAAGATTTACGTGAAGATCCTATTCAAGCCTGTGAAATAGTACCCACCAGCAATCAACCCTTTACCGTAAATCTGAAAGACAATCATCATGACATTCCTCTCACAATCTATGAAACAAATATTGAACTCAATACCTGGCCCTTTCCGAAAGAGTATTTTGACACTTTAGTTTGGACAGAGACTCTAGAACATCTTACTTTCGATCCTAGCTTTGCCTGGCATCAAGCTAATATTATTTTGCGCAATCAAGGTATATTAATTTTTTCTGTACCGAACGCGCTGTATTGGATCAGAGCAATACAACTACTTTTGGGTAAGAACATTGATGATCCCTACTCTTGGCATGGCCCTTTCGGTAGACATAATCGCTTGTATACTACAACTGAAATTTTAACTTTAGCGAAATTACATGGTTTTGAGCCGATTAGTCTTACCACCCAAACCTTTTTACCTGAGCATATCTCTTCAGGAAGTAGAGTACTACGAAACTTAATCAATCTAGTAAGCACTATCTTCGGCAAGAGAAAAGGGAAGACTATTGTTGCTGTATTTCAAAAAGTGCGAGAAAGTAAGGAGGTGATTCGCCCCTCTTTTCTTTATCACTAA